The Bacillota bacterium sequence GCAGGTGAGGATGACCACCTGCACCTGTCCCTCCCGGGAGAGCACGCGCCGGATGAGTCCTGCCGCTGCCAGGGTTTCGTCGTCGGGGTGGGGGGAAACTACCAGCAGGCGTTCTCCCCATCCCACCTGCGGTTGCGGTGTTTCCCGGGCGAGTACTGCCGCCGGCCAGACGGTGAGCCCTGCCCGGAGCACCGTCCATGCGGCCAGCACCAAGCCGAAGATGACGACCTTGCGGCGTCCGGATGGACGAGAAAGTGGTAGCACGCCTCTTGTGCGCACTCTTCCTCACCCATTTCCTGCCCTGCTTCGCCCGGTTTCACGGTTTTCTGCCTGCCCTGACTGATTTCCTGCCCAGCCAGCGTAGGGCGGCTATCCCCAGGGTAATACTGGCCACCAGGGCAAGTACCCCCCATACCAGGTGGCCCGCCACCGCCGCTCTCACCCAGGGGGCGAACTTCCATCCCAGGTACTGCCAGACCAAGCAGTAGGTGAATGATCCCAGGGACCCGACGAAAGTGTAGGCCCCCAGGGGCAGTCGCATGGCGCCCGCTCCCAGGAGGGCGGCGGGGCGGATAAACCCTAGCCAGCGGGCGCAGAAAGTGGTGATCGCCCCGTAGCGGCGGAACCAGTTCTCCGCGCGCTCCATCGCCTCCCGGTTAACGCCCAGCAGCCGGCCCAGACGCGAACCCCGGCGCAAACCTTCGCCCGCCCGGTATCCGGCTGCATAGGCAAGGAGCCCGCCGGCGGAGTTGCCTGCCGTGGCCACCAGCACCGACCCCCAGAATGACATCCGACCCAGGGAGAGGTAGTGACCGCTCA is a genomic window containing:
- a CDS encoding DedA family protein, coding for MSPSLTYLALFVGFALEGTSLPVPAELLCLVSGHYLSLGRMSFWGSVLVATAGNSAGGLLAYAAGYRAGEGLRRGSRLGRLLGVNREAMERAENWFRRYGAITTFCARWLGFIRPAALLGAGAMRLPLGAYTFVGSLGSFTYCLVWQYLGWKFAPWVRAAVAGHLVWGVLALVASITLGIAALRWLGRKSVRAGRKP